The following coding sequences are from one Sulfitobacter sp. HNIBRBA3233 window:
- a CDS encoding component of SufBCD complex: protein MKLKILGKSISLDWYQTLFELIDMRSFSNLWFWIVLAVVWSTTSHYCLGVPFDMVLRAKRHGGQYESDLEDMVRINTNRLLFIAQMSGLWILGFACFFMTILVLLGFIYGNEFAQALVLLGFPLCLVGALSLSTARLIQQEDSRGERLRRRLMRHRLYTQIIGMISIFVTALWGMYQNMNIGPFGS from the coding sequence ATGAAGCTGAAAATACTAGGTAAGAGCATTTCGTTGGACTGGTACCAGACCCTCTTTGAACTGATCGACATGCGTTCGTTCTCGAACCTGTGGTTCTGGATCGTGCTTGCGGTCGTCTGGTCGACGACCAGCCACTACTGCCTTGGCGTCCCTTTCGACATGGTGCTGCGGGCCAAGCGCCACGGGGGCCAGTACGAAAGCGATCTGGAAGACATGGTGCGGATCAACACCAACCGGCTTTTGTTCATCGCGCAGATGTCGGGGCTCTGGATCCTCGGCTTTGCCTGTTTTTTCATGACGATTCTTGTGCTTTTGGGATTTATCTACGGCAACGAATTTGCGCAGGCCCTCGTTTTGCTGGGATTTCCGCTGTGTCTGGTCGGCGCGCTGAGCCTGTCGACGGCGCGCCTGATCCAGCAGGAGGATTCGCGCGGGGAGCGTCTGCGCCGCCGGTTGATGCGCCACCGGCTCTATACCCAGATCATCGGCATGATCTCGATCTTCGTGACGGCGCTGTGGGGCATGTACCAGAACATGAACATCGGCCCCTTTGGCAGTTGA
- the mfd gene encoding transcription-repair coupling factor, with product MTEPSHITVSGVPEGYDARIVLREVARAEGPVIHVAMDDKRMAAIEAALRFFAPDMPIVRFPGWDCLPYDRVSPNADISAQRMATLAGLVHGMPDRFVLLTTMSAATQRVPAREILQDAAFRARVGDRINEKGLREFLVRMGFVQSPTVMEPGDYAVRGGIIDIYPPGDLGPVRLDMFGDVLDGARRFDPATQRTTEKLDTIELAPVSEVILDEAAVTRFRQNYRIEFGAAGTDDPLYEAISAGRKHQGAEHWLAFFYERLETLFDYLPGAPVTHDDQLTPSRLARWDTVEDQYETRRIAMSNRSKMDSVYKPAPASGLYLDDAAWEAAVASRRVLRLAPLPQSTGPGVTDAGGRLGRNFAPERQREDVRLFGALADHLRDKLEAGPVVMASFSEGARERLTGLIEDEGLAETIPVRDATRIGKRGLYLTVWGLDRGFEAPWEQAGKDGRITVISEQDVLGDRLIRGPKRKRRAENFLSELNSLSPDDLVVHVDHGIGRYKGLEVITAAGAAHECLVLEYAEGAKLYLPVENIELLSKYGHEEGLLDKLGGGAWQSKKAKLKERIREMADKLIRIAAERALRKAPIMDPPQGMWEDFAARFPYEETDDQLSAIGDVIDDMTSGSPMDRLIVGDVGFGKTEVAMRAAFVAAMSGVQVAVIAPTTLLARQHYKSFAERFRGFPINVRQLSRFVGTKEASLTRDGITKGSVDIVIGTHALLAKSVKFKNLGLLVIDEEQHFGVGHKERLKSLRTDVHVLTLTATPIPRTLQLSLTGVRDLSIIGTPPVDRLAIRTYVSEFDAITIREALLREHYRGGQSFYVVPRISDLPEIEAFLKDQLPELSYIVANGQMAAGELDDRMNAFYDGKFDILLATTIVESGLDIPTANTMIVHRADMFGLAQLYQIRGRVGRSKTRAYAYLTTKPRAPLTATAEKRLRVLSGLDTLGAGFTLASQDLDIRGAGNLLGEEQSGQMRDVGFELYQSMLEEAISKIRSGEMEGVLDDDGQWAPQINLGVPVLIPEDYVPDLDVRLGLYRRLSELTTKVELEGFAAELIDRFGKLPREVNTLMLVVRIKAMCKRAGISKLDGGPKGATIQFHNDKFASPEGLVKFIQDQKGLAKVKDNKIVVRRDWKNDADKIKGAFAIARDLAEHVVAREKATKKRKAEKAKAS from the coding sequence ATGACCGAACCCTCCCATATCACCGTCTCGGGTGTTCCCGAAGGATACGACGCCCGCATCGTGCTGCGCGAGGTCGCGCGCGCCGAGGGGCCTGTCATTCACGTTGCGATGGACGACAAGCGCATGGCCGCGATCGAGGCCGCGCTGCGGTTCTTTGCACCCGACATGCCGATTGTGCGTTTTCCGGGCTGGGATTGCCTGCCCTACGACCGCGTGTCGCCGAACGCCGACATCTCGGCGCAGCGGATGGCGACGCTGGCGGGGCTGGTTCACGGAATGCCGGACCGTTTCGTGCTGCTGACCACGATGAGCGCGGCAACCCAGCGCGTGCCCGCGCGCGAGATCCTGCAGGACGCCGCGTTTCGCGCCCGCGTGGGCGACCGCATCAACGAAAAGGGGCTGCGCGAGTTTCTCGTCCGCATGGGGTTCGTCCAAAGCCCCACGGTGATGGAGCCGGGGGATTATGCCGTGCGCGGCGGCATCATCGACATCTACCCGCCCGGCGATCTGGGGCCCGTGCGGCTGGATATGTTCGGGGACGTTCTGGACGGGGCACGGCGGTTCGATCCCGCGACCCAGCGGACCACCGAAAAACTGGACACGATCGAACTCGCGCCGGTCAGCGAAGTGATTCTCGATGAGGCCGCGGTGACGCGCTTTCGCCAGAACTACCGCATCGAATTCGGCGCGGCGGGCACGGATGATCCGCTTTACGAGGCGATCAGCGCGGGGCGTAAGCATCAGGGTGCGGAGCATTGGCTGGCGTTCTTCTACGAGCGGCTGGAGACGCTGTTCGATTACCTGCCCGGCGCGCCGGTGACCCATGACGACCAGTTGACACCCTCGCGTCTGGCGCGGTGGGACACGGTCGAGGACCAGTACGAGACGCGGCGCATCGCCATGTCCAACCGGTCGAAAATGGACAGTGTCTACAAGCCGGCACCCGCCAGCGGCCTCTATCTGGATGATGCCGCGTGGGAGGCGGCGGTCGCCAGCCGGCGCGTGCTGCGGCTGGCACCGCTGCCGCAGAGCACCGGACCCGGCGTCACCGATGCAGGCGGACGGCTGGGGCGGAATTTCGCACCCGAACGCCAGCGCGAGGACGTGCGCCTGTTCGGGGCGCTGGCCGACCATCTGCGCGACAAGCTGGAGGCGGGTCCGGTCGTCATGGCCAGCTTTTCCGAAGGCGCGCGGGAACGCCTGACAGGCCTGATCGAGGACGAGGGACTGGCCGAGACGATCCCGGTGCGCGACGCCACGCGGATCGGCAAGCGGGGCCTCTACCTGACGGTCTGGGGTCTGGATCGCGGGTTCGAGGCCCCCTGGGAGCAGGCGGGCAAGGACGGGCGCATCACCGTCATCTCGGAACAGGATGTTCTGGGCGACCGGTTGATCCGCGGCCCCAAGCGAAAGCGGCGTGCGGAGAATTTCCTCAGCGAGCTCAACAGCCTGAGCCCCGACGATCTGGTGGTCCATGTCGATCACGGCATCGGGCGCTACAAGGGGCTGGAGGTGATCACCGCCGCCGGTGCCGCGCACGAATGTCTGGTGCTGGAATACGCCGAGGGCGCGAAGCTCTACCTGCCGGTCGAGAATATCGAGTTGCTGAGCAAGTACGGCCACGAGGAAGGGCTGCTCGACAAGCTGGGCGGCGGCGCGTGGCAATCCAAGAAGGCCAAGCTGAAAGAGCGCATCCGCGAGATGGCGGACAAGCTGATCCGTATCGCCGCCGAACGGGCCCTGCGCAAGGCGCCGATCATGGATCCGCCGCAGGGCATGTGGGAGGATTTCGCCGCGCGCTTCCCCTACGAGGAAACCGACGACCAGCTGTCGGCGATCGGCGATGTCATCGACGACATGACCAGTGGCAGCCCGATGGACCGGCTGATCGTGGGCGATGTGGGCTTTGGCAAGACCGAGGTGGCGATGCGCGCGGCCTTTGTCGCGGCCATGTCGGGCGTTCAGGTGGCGGTGATCGCGCCGACCACGCTGTTGGCGCGCCAGCACTACAAAAGCTTTGCCGAGCGGTTTCGCGGATTTCCGATCAACGTGCGCCAGCTGAGCCGCTTTGTCGGTACCAAGGAAGCAAGCCTGACGCGGGACGGGATCACCAAGGGCAGCGTCGATATCGTGATCGGCACCCACGCGCTCTTGGCCAAATCGGTGAAGTTCAAGAACCTCGGCCTGCTGGTGATCGACGAGGAGCAGCATTTCGGTGTCGGCCACAAAGAGCGGCTGAAGTCGCTGCGCACCGATGTGCATGTGCTGACCCTGACCGCCACGCCGATCCCGCGGACCCTGCAACTGAGCCTGACAGGCGTGCGCGATCTGTCGATCATCGGCACACCGCCCGTCGACCGACTGGCGATCCGCACCTATGTCAGCGAATTTGACGCGATCACCATCCGCGAGGCGCTGCTGCGCGAACACTATCGCGGCGGGCAGTCTTTCTACGTCGTGCCACGCATCAGCGACCTGCCGGAGATCGAGGCCTTTCTGAAGGACCAGCTGCCCGAGCTGTCCTACATCGTCGCCAACGGGCAGATGGCGGCGGGTGAGCTCGATGACCGGATGAATGCCTTTTACGACGGCAAGTTCGACATCCTGCTGGCGACGACGATCGTTGAATCGGGTCTGGATATCCCCACGGCGAACACGATGATCGTGCACCGCGCGGATATGTTCGGGCTTGCGCAGCTCTACCAGATCCGGGGCCGGGTGGGGCGTTCGAAAACCCGCGCCTATGCCTATCTGACGACCAAGCCGCGCGCGCCCCTGACCGCCACGGCCGAGAAACGCCTGCGCGTGCTGTCGGGGCTCGACACGCTTGGCGCCGGCTTCACGCTGGCCAGTCAGGACCTCGATATTCGCGGCGCGGGCAACCTTCTGGGCGAGGAACAGTCCGGCCAGATGCGCGACGTGGGGTTCGAGCTCTACCAGTCGATGCTGGAAGAGGCGATTTCCAAGATCCGCTCGGGCGAGATGGAAGGGGTGCTGGACGACGACGGCCAGTGGGCGCCGCAGATCAATCTGGGCGTGCCCGTGCTGATCCCCGAGGATTACGTGCCCGATCTGGACGTGCGTCTGGGCCTCTACCGGCGTCTGAGCGAGCTGACCACCAAGGTCGAGCTGGAAGGCTTTGCCGCCGAATTGATCGACCGCTTCGGCAAGCTGCCGCGCGAGGTCAACACGCTGATGCTGGTGGTGCGGATCAAGGCGATGTGCAAACGCGCTGGCATCTCGAAGCTGGACGGCGGGCCGAAGGGGGCCACGATCCAGTTCCACAACGATAAATTCGCCTCGCCCGAAGGGCTGGTGAAGTTCATTCAGGACCAGAAGGGTCTGGCGAAGGTCAAGGACAACAAGATCGTCGTGCGGCGCGACTGGAAGAACGACGCCGACAAGATCAAGGGTGCCTTTGCCATCGCGCGCGATCTGGCAGAGCATGTCGTCGCGCGTGAAAAGGCCACGAAGAAGCGCAAGGCGGAGAAGGCCAAAGCCTCCTGA
- a CDS encoding MFS transporter — protein MGRSEFVALVAMMTATIAFSIDAMLPALPQIAADLSPGAPENAALILSSFLLGIGLGTFVAGPLADAFGRKPVILAGAAVYIVCAAIAWRSQSLELVLLARAVQGFGAAAPRVVSIAVVRDRYAGRQMAQITSVVMMIFVLVPAVAPLLGSFIIDAAGWRGIFIAFIVFACVFSSWMMIRLPETLPVSQRRPIRLALMLDAVREMFANRGVRLSILVQTLTMSFLFLTLMLVQPIYDLEYGRASEFPFWFFIVALIAGSASLLNALLVVRFGMVRLVTIALGAQVLISASFFALDLGNGPQGFYFFVFWQTCAFFQAGLTLGNLNALAMEPMGHIAGMAASVIGAVSTVGASMISALIALLIGPVESGLFLAGLGLAIGGFSVTLMMGRAMRQPAI, from the coding sequence ACGCCATGCTGCCCGCGCTGCCGCAGATCGCGGCAGACCTGTCACCGGGCGCACCCGAAAATGCGGCCCTCATCCTCAGCAGTTTCCTTCTGGGAATCGGTCTGGGCACCTTCGTGGCCGGGCCGCTGGCCGATGCCTTCGGGCGCAAGCCCGTGATCCTCGCCGGAGCCGCTGTCTATATCGTCTGCGCGGCCATCGCGTGGCGCAGCCAGTCGCTTGAACTGGTGCTGCTGGCCCGCGCCGTTCAGGGATTTGGCGCCGCTGCACCGCGCGTGGTGTCCATCGCGGTGGTGCGCGACCGCTACGCCGGTCGCCAGATGGCCCAGATTACATCCGTTGTGATGATGATCTTCGTGCTTGTGCCTGCGGTGGCGCCCCTGCTGGGCAGTTTCATCATCGACGCGGCCGGATGGCGCGGCATCTTCATCGCGTTCATCGTCTTCGCCTGCGTGTTTTCGTCGTGGATGATGATCCGCCTGCCCGAAACCCTTCCCGTGTCGCAGCGCCGCCCGATCCGTCTGGCGCTGATGCTCGACGCCGTGCGCGAGATGTTCGCCAACCGTGGCGTGCGCCTGTCGATCCTCGTGCAGACGCTGACGATGTCGTTCCTGTTTCTCACGCTCATGCTGGTCCAGCCGATCTATGATCTGGAATACGGCCGCGCGTCCGAGTTCCCCTTCTGGTTCTTTATCGTCGCCCTGATCGCGGGCAGCGCCAGCCTGCTGAACGCGCTGCTGGTCGTGCGCTTCGGCATGGTCCGGCTCGTGACCATCGCGCTTGGCGCGCAGGTGCTGATCTCGGCCAGCTTCTTTGCCCTCGATCTGGGCAACGGGCCGCAGGGGTTCTATTTCTTCGTGTTCTGGCAGACCTGCGCGTTCTTTCAGGCCGGTCTGACGCTGGGCAACCTCAACGCGCTGGCGATGGAGCCGATGGGCCATATCGCGGGCATGGCGGCCTCGGTGATCGGGGCCGTGTCGACCGTGGGCGCGTCGATGATCTCGGCACTGATCGCGCTGCTGATCGGACCCGTGGAATCGGGGCTGTTCCTGGCCGGCCTCGGACTGGCGATCGGCGGCTTTTCCGTGACGCTGATGATGGGCCGCGCGATGCGCCAGCCCGCCATCTGA